DNA from Vicia villosa cultivar HV-30 ecotype Madison, WI unplaced genomic scaffold, Vvil1.0 ctg.000058F_1_1, whole genome shotgun sequence:
gatagagaccacctgggcttgaatgaatgatctcaatagcttccctgagactcaatgatgctaactggatgtttattgtagcctgaatccttctgaattgttctatggacctccctcgatttcagcttcaagtgaacatggagggtgttgaatttggagttacatatgagctgcagccatctggttagcttcactatgacctgaggagtgtgcctggatgattggcttggctcagaacctcctgaattactccatggacctccaactgcaaatgctccaaagtgagagcaacaatggtgttcctccacttacagaagtgatccaggtgcttggatcacctcaaatgacctcccttgagatgttagaatgttcacttcccaaagatgagctctggtttgaagaaatcgattcttcttgccaaagaactttgaaaaacaatgaacatgagaagagaaagagaaagcaagaaatatggttgctttggtgtgtttttgaatgaggaatgcatctgtatttataggcaaatggatcagtatagctgcagaggagtgagcttccttagtgaagttgatttggtttcttagccatgaaggaaatttgaaaagatcctaaatgcaatgatgcattttcgggctagcttccccaaccattgatcttgtatgatctaagggaacatttctgattcagaggagagttctaattggcttagaacaagattccttgatgattcatcatttgccataaattcaaaaatgcaatcattacataatcacatgcctttgttttggggaatcttctctaatccttatgcaatgatgaatttggatgtgtggtatggtttcagatgtattagaggtcgtgtagcatcacttagtgaagcaaaatgcacaaaattgcaaagttccaaattgtacatgacctataatttcacttcatgaggccaactttgaacaagcataactcttagctcaaaatgaatttggagaaggttgaacacaatttggaaagccctaaacatctacttcaaatcattagtttggagtttcttcagaatcatttgggaaatttgtgaaaaatgagcccaaagttggatgaaaactaggttaaaacacttagaaaaatttctaagtgtttatgacctaaacttcaaaatttccaaaacttcataaatggttgatcttttgaaaaaagttcccttgtaagatgttgttttattttgcaagatctacaactttcatgttggaagttttttgagttgtgtaggtgaaattttgagttctcactatgccctaaaaaaaccctaattcccgactttttgctccttgatgaatttctttgaatttctttggtcaaatgactttgacatccatatattgatgatattgatctttgaaagtcattttttgaccaaaaaccttaaaagtcaatgatgattccacacagttgacttttcctgacaaagtgaatttttgggcttttgtgtagaaacaagatcttttcctcaaatgaatgatgtaaatggattatattgaggtagtagagattcttgaatcatgtcttgagttttggatccatgccctgattaaaagtcaactatcttggtgaattaggttaaaaaccctaattgtcgactagaggacaatgatgagtgtagactttgaattgaggtgtgatgtccagtggatcttgtcataagagttatttgaagatgattaatgtgtttgaatggtttcctggggctttttagggtttcccaaaggtgatccctgattttagtccttgataggctccaaaccctagtctgttgatctgagtaatcctgtacttagataactgggtgtcttaatcaatcataggtgtaataatgaggcttttgagtcttatgattgtattagagactaatccctctattgattgatcctttgcctgagttttcttgtctttgaacaccctcgattgaatgccagactgccctgggtacttactttgacttgatgaaaatcctgaagatatgtcatctcaggggggtcaaaaattagggtatgacacccccTAAGCACATATTTTCTCTTATTAGATTTTTAGGTTTAACatagttttcttttatttttagtgATAAAACGATAAAACACCATTAAAAttgtgttagatttttaggtgatttttGACGTTTAATTTTTGGTCTTTTAGAAATCCctcattaaaaaacccataaaaatagtagtatttttagttcaatcttgtactatattttgacttgttttaTTTCATGCTTTTTACcaatttttgtatcattttattACTTGATTTTGCTTGTAATTGTGCCTTTATTTTGCATGTCCCTTAGATCTTAGGGCTTCTAATCAATAGCATGACTTTAGGCTTGTTTTCTTTCATAACTATTAGGTTAGAATAAtacttaggctagtctcccccatttcatttctttttcctttcgacttttaaaatacttaataaataaaagatgcGAATCGCACATTACTAATAGTGAGAgaaaaatgagtgggatttatttcctaatctatttctcaatcacttagtgagagagtaatgagtgggattcattccctaatctgtttctcgatcactatataatggaagagagatgagtgggatccattccctaatctgtttctctaccgttatacactttttatgtgattcaaatcgcaaacaaattccccttaaaaaatactcaaacaaaaacacttaaaacacctaacaatggttcaaattaaaacaaagtagagaaagtggtgagtggcccggtattgggaactgttcatcacttatctaccctaaaagacacaaacgaatcatttatttttcttctttctaagggcaatgttatttccgctcgaacacATCGTAGGTcgaccccttatgcaagagcgtgaatgttaactccgcccaacaaaaaaacacaaaaacaaacagaaaatcttgagccgagctacgttaactctgattcctgaaaaggatacgtaggcagcggggtagggcccgtgcgagtataattctttcttttccatacattttgcattcattcgcatatagacatagacatagtacacaccctttagatagaaacaaacataggtggataccatcgagtacgatgggcgcgtggggtgctaatatcttccccttgcataacagactcccgtacctagattctctagtCGTAGgaccttgttcttaccctttTTTAGGTTCtccgatattcctttcccttatgggataaatatattggtggcgactctgttcatttttcgcgagcgtgcgacaatcatTACTACCAACAATATGGGGTAATACAACACCACAAATATTCTTGTAACTTCTCACAAACAACGAAACAATTTCGATAATCTCTCAGTCACCAAAATCCATTAACAGTTCCATAATGACACATTCACATTACTATTCTTACAAGATTCGTAATGATCTATGATCCAATGCAGCATTCTGGCTCATCGCACTTATTCCAACAACCTATCAATCCAAATAACAAGATAACTCCACTTCACAGGCTTCTGACATATAgtccttcacttcttacaagtcgAATAACAACAGTGCCACATAATGCTTCCGTTGCAtaactctgataattcttctttaagtcaCTGCCTTGTTAAAATTACGTCGActatatggttcacaaatttttaATCCAACGTAGTCTCTCCTTAATACTTATCCTCACATCGTTGTTTCACTTGTTACCTCCAAATCCTTCACCTTGCAACATTCGCTTGCACAAAACTCACTACTCCGAATTGTTCATTTTGTCCAATTCTCACTTAACCACTCCTCTCTTCAAGTTACACAACTGGTGAGCGACTACCTTTGCGACATAACATCAATACTCTTTTCCCGCTATTAAGATAGTAAGACAAAGCTATAACATCCAACCCGAttttcgtctaccattaacaatggattgagggtgatcagttccccaatttgtcaattagtattcgacaaccatagtggagtataaactATTGTTACTTTATAATAGCGTCATTTCCGAATTTTCACTCAAGTCCATTAACACGTCATAATCCAATAGTTCACTTTGGGTCTTTACAACTTCCATAACTTCCTACTCATTATATCTCGTCGatgagacaccgacgtccaaTCATCTCACaaaatccgcttcatagtcacttagcattgtagcgatgaaattggtgagactagagtcatgggaagacttagctcattttaaacagagtcgccaccgcgctttattgtttccaaaaagaaatgggtgaaagagcgaataaaatccacataagtttttaaaattaaaactaataaacttatcagagttctggctacggagggtttgttatacaaggggaaggttttaaacaccactcatatccatggtactccatgggaacctctttgtttttgtgttattgtcttttgtttataaataacctttttttacgaaaatcctatgtgaaacacttgtttgaaatagagggtggggatgggaagagaagtttttgaaagtgagctcgataagatatcgcatcttaggcctacataccccttaagtgcaatagggaagtcggagcttctgtagttcctttttttttttaaaaaaaaaaaaaggaaaaagggggccaaagtggccaaaatctttttggttgtgagctttaaaatactcacaagtttttaaaagaggattaagctttaaaatacttaacaaacaagtttaaaagaagattaggctttaaaatacctaataagtttaaaaggttaagctttaaaatactaaacaattttggaaaagggattaggctttaaaatacctaataagtttaaaaggttaaactttaaaatacttaacaattttaaaacaaatcaaagaaggaccaagctttaaaatacaaggtcaatgggttaagagaagttttaccgggaataattcatctcttaacaccaaggtttaaaaacaagatcaatggatcaagaatagtttcaccgggaataattctattcttaataccaaggtttcaaaacaaaagggtttttggctaagctttaacaatactaaaccataaacaagtgaaaagctttaaaatacttgacACAAACATAAAAGTGATGGGAAAagaatttaagtaccttgacaatttagtcaatatcattcccatcctttggataaaacatcaagcttaaacaattaataataaatacatcatgtatgtacaagaacaaacaagtgagtgttaACAAGCAAGATATgaatgtatctaaacccttggattcaaatcatgtatgaatgattaatgtgatgattaaacatttggttagataaacaaaatataacaataagtacaaatcacatggatataaaatcaacaagtatatgtacaagacaAAGATTAATAATTAAGTACAACACATGAATTaagatcaacaagtatgtacaagcacaaataaacatggataaacaaagatcaacatgttgtaaattttggttagggttttaaacctaaaggggtttttcaaattagggttttgaaacatacacctaaacctaattaattttaattgttaaatgccaatttctttaagagaaatggtctaagggtacatagaTAAGTGAAGGACActctaacctaaccctaaacaagtaTTAACAAAATTATACTAAGTcactttagaaaaatatttaaaaagaaacatatttttgttgattttttaataataaaagacttgttttttgattaattttaaaaatgatgatataataaatatttttgtgattttttaacatggtataaaaatacacaaaataaataacacaaaaaaaaaagggatTACAAAGAttaattttcctatttttttatggatttttaaagttgtgaagaaaataagaaaaattagtGATTAGAAAAGAAAGACTTTGTCTTTGGATGGGTTTGAACTCATGCCCTCTTGCTCACAGCACAAAACATACACCAACTCAACTGCACGCGCATGGTGACAAGTAATGCAAacaacacattatatttttaaaacatgtcagtttggaaagttaaaaaaaataggaaaaagGACTGGGgcggggggattcgaaccccagacctaagggcCAAAGGAGCGCCTTAAGAGGCAAGTGGAGAACCAAGTGGGCTgaaacgatttagtcgtttatgaatgCCTTCCACTAAAGATAAaatgaaattattttcaaaaatctaaaaaatggcGCCATGGCACCTTCTTCTTCCTCACGaagaacaacaacatcatcatcaatggTGATTTTGAAACTTTCTCAAATATGCATcatttttgacaaaataaaaCTCTAAACTGATCAAAAAATCATCACGAATTCAACCATCCCATTAAAAACTACTCGTTCATACTCTAACATGTGAATTTCTGGATTAAAGTAAAGAACCCTAAAacctaaattttaaattaaatgctgTAAACACATGATCAAGCCCTAAAACTTTAGGGCTTTCAATCCCTACATAATTCTAAACAGAATGGCCACAAATTTTAATCAAAACAATGCTCAAATCAGTATGCACAAATTCAAGAAAATTACCTCTAAAAATGGATTCATGTAGCACAAATGAGAGGACCTGGGAGTGTATCAAAGATTCACACAGCTTCTATGAACCTCAGGGAAGCTTTTAGGATGCTCAAAAGTTCTTGATTGTACCTGCAACCACAAATTTGACTTCCACTTGAAAGAGAAAAAGTTATGGTGATTTAGCTATGGAAATGGTGTTACAGATCCAAAACAGAAGTTTGGTTAgcttccatatgatgtttagaagctaaCAAACACAAAAGGCCTCAAAACGCACAAGAGGATTTTGTTTTGGCAAGTTTGGTTCAAAGGTTCATTTTAAGGGAAATTTGAATGGTGATTTCTGGTTATAGGTGTTTGGCAAGTGTTTGGAAGTTATGGATAGCTTCAATATGGTGAATAGAAGCTATTAGAACTATTGGTTTGGaagtgtttggtttgaaaaatgacaAGTTATGAGCTTAAAAAGGTCTataatggaggttgaaaagtgaaatTTCACTTGGGGACCTTTGAGAGGCTAAGGAAGGTATAGAcaccttctaaatgatgtttagaggTTGTCTAAACCAttggttgacacccagaactttcaaaacaataattcactataaaagtgaaaagaacaagaaatggagaatttcaagtgacGATGGatttggagaattctggtgtaaggGATGCAATGAGCAATGCCCTATATTTATAAGCAAGAATTAGGATTTGTGGGAGGAAAAAGTTCATAATTTTGAAGCTCCCATTGTGACTTTGTACCATGttgcttctttgtgaagaaatgataaagttatggtttcaatggtgaCGTACaagctttaagcatgcttgcaaggactttgatattgaaaattctagtaacacacgctcgatgtcttactggatgttatgacatccataaTTACACAGCACAGATAATTataacagaacaacataaaaacaataaagaacacactgaATTGTTTACcgagttcggttcaatcaacctactttgggggctaccaaaccagggagggaatccaatataagcagaattagtttggagttaaactcccccgtttacaactcctcacttaaaacctacccaatgcaattccaacatattcctagacctgagtatctccactcactcctcctcaatcacaacagtgattacacataaacataaacaattacagagagaagacactcttcaaaaacacaccttgatctgcttaaaagcttcaatcaagagacacacactcgtgcttaaaagcttagagtgacaataaaCACACACAACTTATTCCAatgcaatcatcaaagacaattgcttggatcacaagtgacagctacagaactacggttcttcacaatacatGATTCAAGAGACACTACTCCAAGGAAATCATCAACGTGATAATTGTTTGGATCACAAGAAACACACACGGTGGAAACACAAAGAGTTTAATAATCTTTCACGCTTAATACTCTGCCTCTAAAAGTAGGATTTGTAGTCGTTATATAGTCAACAGGCAAAAGGGCTTGGGCCATGGGCCTTCcatacataaattagggttaaccattttaacctaatttccacatcatcaggatTTTCACATAAGCTGTAATTCAGGATATTTTAGCACAAATCAAATAGCAcacaatatatagtttcctaaataGAGACCTAAGATAGATAAGGAAACCTCACAACTAAAAGGTAACAACTACTACTGTCAGATACatatgtcatgacatcgagcatgacatccattgAATAATTGTACTAGCTCAAACATACAATCCTGCATAATTCCACACACATACAccaggaatgttttaccacaaaatacaACCAAtttaaaacatctacaatctccccctttggcaaatttttggctaaaacattttGTTACCACGATATCAGAGATTCTTTGCAGCAGAGAAAGAACAAACACACATATAAAGTAGCAGGAGTAGTTTAAAACAGCTTACCAGCACATACCAGTTAACTTATAAGCTTCATCCCGAATAAACAAACTAGTTGTCCAAGAcaagcaaaacaaaacacaacaaAACACAGTACCATTTACCATTACCCCCTTTTTACcagaaatgttgccaaagcaatcttacaaaaaaaacaaaacaccACACTAGGAAAGATCACCATACACATCTGCTTCAGTCTTCAGACTCAGAGCTACCGAGTCCAACACTTTCATCAGTGCCATCATCAGGACTGGCTTCTTTCTCAATCTCACTATCTGATCCACCATCATCTTCACCCTGTTCCTCCACATCACTATTTGCAGACTTAGCTCCTTCATTTGTTTCAAGGGAGCTGATCAATTTTTTAAGAGCCAATTTTCTGGACTCCAGCTCCTTACATGTCTCTCTGAGCATTGCAATCATGGCAGCTTTACTCATAATTGTGCTCTCTTTGGATGGTCCAGCTGATGTTGTGACAACATCATGAACATGTGTTCCTTCGAAAACTTATGATGAAAGAGTAAAGGACTTGCTCTTTGCACATAGAATCTTTGTCATTCAGAATATTGGGAAATTGATTTAAGATGATTCCACAAATAAGGGAAGGGAAGGCAATGGGGCCTTTGACACTATAGCTACCAGCATGCTTTAAAGTTTGCTAAAAAATATAGGTTCCATAATCAAATTTGGTCTTAGTACCAATAGCAAAGATGATTTTACCTAGGATAGCAGAAATTGTTGACTTGTGTTGAGTTGGCACCCAGTTGGCAGCTCCAATCTTATGAAGTATAGCATACTTCACACTTAGTTTGCTCGCAGTCAGTTTCCCTTTGACAGGCCATGTCTTCACTTGTCCAGCGGTAATTTCTTTGCACATTTGATTATCAGACACTTCCAGCTCTGGTTGAGCTTCATTTGACCTTTCCAAAAATTTGTTGATCACAGTGGGAGAGAAGTTAACACATTTTCCCCTGACACACACTTTAAAATACTCCTTAGTTTCCTTATTGCCATAATCTTCATGTAGGTTCACAATGAACTCCTTCACAAGGACTTTATAACACTTAGAGAGTTGAGTCACAATTTTCATCAGACCAGCCTCATGAATAAGATGCATAATCTCTTCATACTCAAGAGCACTCTGAGTAAGTTCTCTCTCTAAGGCCAGTCTTTTCTGATAGACAAATTTCCATCTGAGTACACTGGAGGGATAGTGAAAGGAAATGTTATCAATAGGTACTTCAGGGGAACTAGAAGCAAGCTTGCTAGTAGAGACCTTCTTCTTGGGATGAATGTCATTGACATCCACAACAACATCAGAATCTGACTCATTCTCAGCAATCCTTCTGGCCTTTCTTTTCTTAGGCACCACTTTGCTCCATGGTTTTTTGGGTCCAACAGAAGCGGGCTTAGCCACTGCCCTTTTCTTCTGAGAGTCCTCAGCTacaacttgctttcctttcctCCTCATTAGCCTTCTGGCTATGCTTGGATTGATAGAAGCAGCCAGGTCATCATTAGAGAGATCATCAAGGTTGATTACTTTGTCAGCGTGAGTCTTCTCTGGTTCTTTTTCTTCAGTTTGACCATCTTTAGTGTGGTTTACCCTAGAGGGAGGGACAGATGATTGAGAAATCTGATCAGAGTTGGGATTTCTAGGTCTTCTTGTTGTCTATTTGGTTCTCCGTGCATGCGTTGTTCTGGGCCGTTTTGCCACGAGATCGTATGGAGTCACCATCTGCAAAGGGGTGACCTCAAGAATCTCACTAGGGTTAATGGGAACATTCGAAGCGTCTTGATCACGAACagcgaaagtggatacttttgaTGAAGATTGAGGGATAGACTGTTGAGACATTGTGGGAGATTTTGGAGATTGTCGAGATGTCTGGTTGTTTTCGTTGTCGGATGTGAGATGAGAGAAGTGTAAGACACAAACCAAGTAAGAATGGTAGAGAGTTGGGAAGAATAGAGGAAAGGGTTGTACTAGGAGGgggaaatttaaattttgaccaaTCATTAAATCCGAATTATTTTCCTTATTCAAAAAGTAGTTCCCTAGAAACTGTAATTGCTATAACACCTCATAGGAGTAAATACCTCATTTGTTCTTCAAGATTTCAACTCGTATAGTACTTAGATTCTTAGGGAGGATGTCTGCTCTTAGTAGCTCAGGAGTTCCATGCTTCACGGTAGAAACTTTGTTAACCACAAGATTCCTTGGGGAATGATATATAGTATCCATATGCTTGGTTCTGATGAGTAGGGTAGACTTCTTTGACACATTAGTACCTCTCAGATTGTCATAGTGCAATGTCTTGACATCCTGAGTGACATTGTATTCAAACATCATTAGTTTTTCACCTTCATTTTTTACAAAGAAGATTTTGACTATCTCTTCTTCCTCGTATCCATTTCTTGCTTTCCTTTCATAACAAGTTCTAGATGTTTGATATGGTCTTCTCCTCTTTACACTATTTATTTATCTTCTTGAGATCTTTGTATCTGAACTTGGATGCTCAGTCTCATCACTTAGCTCGAGGAGATATGGCTCAGCTTTTAAAGAGTTTCTTTGTTGATATACCATTCTTCTAGTAAGAGCATGAGCTTCAGGACATGTGGACTTCAAGTGATCTATCCTGCCACATTGATAGCATCTCTTATATGGGGGATATGCGCTCCTTTCTtgatgttttcttttatgttgcaTCTTTTGATTAGGCATTATCTGCTCCATCAAGTAAGTCTGATTTCTCATTTCTACATTTTTGTTGTGAGATGAGTTCAGCAACTTTTCTTCCAGAACATCAATGTTTGAATGAAGGCTTATGTTTTCTTTTTGAAGGAGAGTGTTGGCATTTCTATCCTCCAACATTCTTGCATATAGTCTCTCATTTCTTCGATAGTTTTCAGAGAGAATAGTACCAAGTTCTCTGGCCATGAAATCGATGGCAGATGTCTCCTTATTTGATTCACTCAAGTCTCTAGCTACATTTTTTACTGATCTTTCTTGATGATTTTCCTTAATATCTTCCTTGGTCATGGAGTCTTTAGAGGAACAATTTGAGATACTAGGTTCCCATAAGTAACAGTTTTCTTTAGACATAGAGCCCTTCATGACTTCCTTATGTTCTTCATTTGTGACGATACATTCCTTCTTAGTGAATCTGACATTGAAGCCTTGGTCACACAGTTAACTGATGTTGATTAGATTCACAGTCAGTCCATTTACCAGAAGAACATTATTCAGATTGGGACTTTCAGGATATTCTAGTGTTCCAATCCCTTGGATTTCTCCTTTTTCTCCATCACCAAACGTGACATAGTTAGAGGAATGAGGAGTGACATCCACCAACAAATTCCTTGTACCTGTCATGTGTTTTGAGCAGCCGCTATCAAAGTACCAGTCTTCTTTCGATGACAATCGCAGGGGAGTGTGAGCCATTAAGGCAATACCTTTAGGTACCCATTGTTGTTTCTTGACTGAGGTGCTCTGCTTAGGTTCTTTTTGAAGTAACTGATTAGGATAACCATACAATCTAAAGCAAAAAGGTTTTATGTGACCAAATTTTCCACCGTAGTGACATCTCCATTAATTACATTTCCTCCTGGTATGATTTATCCTTCTGTTCTTATGATGTTGTGTCATAGGTCTTGACATCCGACCCGACATGTGAACTTTAGGTTTTGGACTCTTGAGTCCTAAGATGGATTCTGATCTTCCCACAAATACTATTCCAGACATGTCTCCTGATCTCTGTCCAATTTGCAGAATTTCTTCCAGGGAGTCAGTTCCAGAATTCAACattttgacagattttgacaTTTGATCCATCTTGGAGTTTAGCATGCTGATTTCACCATGAAGTGactctatggttgcaagatgttcttTCTTTTCAGTTTCCAACTCCTTTATGAGCCTcttttgcttctccacttgtttacaTACTTCAGTGCTTTTGGCATATAGCTCTTTGTAGGAGGTTGCAAGCTCATCAAAGGTCAGTTCAtcttcactggaatcatcatcagattcacaAGCACTCGTTAGTGCTTTGATATATTATGCAGTCTCTTCTTTATTCTTgttcatagtaccagaattttgttgtccctagatctcacccagatataaacaggcagggtgcctgctttgatgccaattgaaaattctagtaacacacgctcgatgtcttactggatgttatgacatccacaattacacagcacAAATAATTATAACAGAACaccataaaaacaataaagaatacacaaaattgtttacccagttcggttcaaacaacctactctgggggctaccaagccagggagggaatccaatataagcagaattaattcggagttaaactcccccgtttacaactcctcacatAAAACCTAACCAATGCAATTCCAACCTATTCCTAGAcatgagtatctccactcactccccctcaatcacagcagtgattacacataaacataaacaattacagagagaagacactgttcaaaaacacaccttgatctgcttaaaagcttcaatcaagagacacacactcgtgcttaaaagcttagagtgacaataaaCACACCCAacttattccaacgcaatcatcaaggacaattgcttggatcacaagtgacagctacagaactacgaTTCAAGAGACACTACTCCAAAGCAATCATCAACGTGATAATTGTTTGGATCACAAGAAACACACACGGTGGAAACGCAAAGAGTTTAATAATCTTTCACGCTTAAAACTCTGCCTCTGAAAGTAGGATTTACAGTCGTTATATAGTCAGCAGGAAGAAGGGCTTGGGCCATGGGCCTTCcatacataaattagggttaacctaatttccacatcatcaggatGTTCACATAAGCTGTAATTCGGGATATTTTAGCACAAATCAAACAACAcacaatatatagtttcctaaatagagacctgagataaataaggaaacctcACAACTAAAAGGTAACAGCTACTACTGTCAGatacagatgtcatgacatcgagcatgacatccattgAATAATTGTACTAGCTCAAACATACAATCCTGCATAATTCCACACACATACAccaggaatgttttaccacaaaatacaACCAATTTAAAACATCTACAAATATGATCTTAGAGGCTTG
Protein-coding regions in this window:
- the LOC131623191 gene encoding uncharacterized protein LOC131623191; translated protein: MSQQSIPQSSSKVSTFAVRDQDASNVPINPSEILEVTPLQMISQSSVPPSRVNHTKDGQTEEKEPEKTHADKVINLDDLSNDDLAASINPSIARRLMRRKGKQVVAEDSQKKRAVAKPASVGPKKPWSKVVPKKRKARRIAENESDSDVVVDVNDIHPKKKVSTSKLASSSPEVPIDNISFHYPSSVLRWKFVYQKRLALERELTQSALEYEEIMHLIHEAGLMKIVTQLSKCYKVLVKEFIVNLHEDYGNKETKEYFKVCVRGKCVNFSPTVINKFLERSNEAQPELEVSDNQMCKEITAGQVKTWPVKGKLTASKLSVKYAILHKIGAANWVPTQHKSTISAILGTHVHDVVTTSAGPSKESTIMSKAAMIAMLRETCKELESRKLALKKLISSLETNEGAKSANSDVEEQGEDDGGSDSEIEKEASPDDGTDESVGLGSSESED